Proteins encoded together in one Triticum dicoccoides isolate Atlit2015 ecotype Zavitan chromosome 7B, WEW_v2.0, whole genome shotgun sequence window:
- the LOC119336141 gene encoding uncharacterized protein LOC119336141, translated as MERFNDEQYVRLRNRKLGKYYLHADDDGVGVSISQRRNSLNVAWRVHIYHAADGPYLLLHSAAYGRYLAATATPATALYHGFRAELRDYDHPVVPDIMWLDIRAGLGRGVLLQNTGDRYLRANDKYLRWNSGVTVENRDIENGKVSSMMRWIVEPIALTERAPRIPDPIQESSP; from the coding sequence ATGGAACGGTTCAACGACGAGCAGTACGTGCGGCTGCGGAACCGCAAGCTCGGCAAGTACTACCTCCACGCCGACGACGACGGGGTGGGCGTCTCCATCAGCCAGCGCCGCAACTCGCTGAACGTGGCGTGGAGGGTGCACATCTACCACGCCGCCGACGGCCCGTACCTGCTCCTCCACAGCGCCGCCTACGGCCGCTACCTCGCCGCCACGGCCACGCCGGCGACGGCCTTGTACCACGGCTTCCGCGCCGAGCTGCGCGACTACGACCATCCGGTGGTGCCGGATATCATGTGGCTGGACATCAGGGCGGGGCTGGGGCGTGGCGTGCTGCTCCAAAACACCGGCGACCGCTACCTCCGCGCCAACGACAAGTACCTCCGCTGGAACTCCGGCGTCACCGTCGAGAACAGAGATATTGAGAATGGGAAGGTCAGCTCCATGATGCGCTGGATCGTTGAGCCCATCGCCCTCACAGAGCGCGCGCCTCGCATTCCAGACCCGATTCAGGAGAGTTCGCCATGA